The following are encoded together in the Thermosipho atlanticus DSM 15807 genome:
- the hisS gene encoding histidine--tRNA ligase, whose amino-acid sequence MYKKIKGTEDIFGEDMKYWYFIENKARETARLYGYSEIRTPIFEQTELFVRSVGEETDIVQKEMYTFEDKGGRSITLRPEGTAPTIRAFVENSMVTTGLPKRLFYIGPMFRYERPQLGRQRQFHQFGVELIGSSSPLADVEAIILADKFIKNLGLVNYKIKINSLGCEKDRQEYRKALKEYYRNILDKVCNDCKKRYNTNVLRLLDCKVDTKYAENAPNITDYLCEDCKNHYEKTKEFLELMEINFEEDPRLVRGLDYYNGIIFEIHHGKLGAQSAVGGGGRYDKLIKELGGTNTPSLGFAMGIERLIIALKQENIPIENIKNNEIFVAHLGEKAKIEALKISEELREIGISVVFNTMERGLSAQLKHASRLNCKLCIIVGENELERDVVILRNLETGEQVEIERDFIVGTAKEWLEER is encoded by the coding sequence GTGTACAAAAAAATAAAAGGCACAGAGGATATTTTTGGGGAAGATATGAAATATTGGTACTTTATAGAAAACAAAGCAAGAGAAACTGCAAGATTATATGGTTATTCGGAAATTAGAACCCCTATATTTGAACAAACAGAACTATTTGTAAGAAGTGTTGGGGAAGAAACCGACATTGTCCAAAAAGAAATGTACACATTCGAAGATAAAGGTGGTAGAAGTATTACTCTCAGACCTGAAGGAACAGCCCCTACCATTAGAGCGTTTGTTGAAAATTCAATGGTTACTACAGGTCTTCCAAAACGTCTTTTTTATATAGGACCTATGTTTAGATATGAAAGACCTCAACTTGGACGACAAAGACAATTCCATCAATTTGGGGTTGAATTGATCGGGTCATCTTCTCCACTTGCAGATGTTGAAGCTATAATTCTTGCAGATAAATTCATCAAAAATCTCGGGCTTGTTAATTATAAGATTAAGATTAATTCTTTAGGTTGTGAAAAAGATAGACAAGAATATAGAAAAGCTCTAAAAGAATATTATAGGAATATTCTTGATAAAGTATGTAATGATTGTAAAAAAAGATATAATACAAACGTTTTGAGACTTTTAGATTGTAAAGTAGATACAAAATATGCAGAAAATGCTCCTAATATAACAGACTATCTCTGTGAAGATTGTAAAAATCATTATGAAAAAACTAAAGAATTCTTAGAACTTATGGAAATTAATTTCGAAGAAGATCCAAGACTTGTTAGAGGACTTGATTATTATAATGGAATAATCTTTGAAATACACCATGGAAAACTTGGTGCTCAAAGTGCTGTTGGCGGAGGAGGAAGATACGATAAGTTAATAAAAGAATTAGGAGGAACTAACACCCCTTCTTTAGGGTTTGCAATGGGTATAGAAAGATTGATAATAGCATTAAAACAAGAAAACATTCCCATAGAAAATATCAAGAATAATGAAATATTTGTGGCTCATCTTGGAGAAAAGGCAAAAATTGAAGCTTTGAAAATATCCGAAGAATTGCGTGAAATCGGGATTTCTGTTGTCTTTAATACTATGGAACGCGGTTTAAGTGCCCAATTAAAACACGCTTCACGTTTAAATTGCAAACTTTGTATTATAGTTGGTGAAAATGAACTTGAAAGAGACGTAGTAATATTACGTAATCTTGAAACCGGTGAACAAGTGGAAATTGAAAGAGATTTTATAGTTGGTACTGCAAAAGAATGGCTTGAAGAAAGATAG
- a CDS encoding ABC transporter ATP-binding protein: MIKAKNLTKKFKDFIAVDHINIEVPKGQIFGFLGPNGAGKTTTIRMLTGTLKPTEGEIEILGLDMKKNEIEIKRRIGVVPDEPKIYNHLKGFEYLEFVMDIYNTNNSETLNRINELCKAFEVNYLEKLISDMSHGMKQKLILISVLMRKPEVIFLDEPTVGLDAKSAKILKELLKKYSEQGTTIFLTTHILEIAEKMCDVIAIINKGKIIAQGTIDGLKKQSGSKNKTLEDLFLELTAQEEDIKRIVESL; the protein is encoded by the coding sequence ATGATAAAAGCAAAAAATCTTACCAAAAAGTTCAAAGACTTTATAGCCGTTGATCACATAAACATAGAAGTTCCCAAAGGACAAATATTTGGTTTTTTAGGACCAAATGGAGCTGGAAAAACCACAACAATTCGTATGTTAACTGGTACTCTTAAACCTACGGAAGGTGAAATCGAAATTCTAGGTCTTGATATGAAAAAAAACGAAATTGAAATAAAAAGAAGAATAGGAGTTGTTCCTGATGAACCAAAGATTTATAATCATCTTAAAGGTTTTGAATACTTGGAATTTGTAATGGATATATATAACACCAATAATTCAGAAACACTTAATAGAATTAACGAGCTTTGCAAAGCTTTCGAAGTAAATTATCTTGAAAAACTAATTTCTGATATGTCGCATGGTATGAAGCAAAAACTAATTCTAATTAGTGTGTTAATGAGAAAACCTGAAGTAATTTTCCTTGATGAACCTACAGTTGGCCTTGACGCTAAAAGTGCAAAAATATTGAAAGAACTTTTAAAAAAATATTCAGAGCAAGGAACAACAATATTTTTAACCACTCACATCCTCGAAATAGCAGAAAAAATGTGTGATGTTATAGCAATAATAAATAAAGGAAAGATAATTGCTCAGGGAACAATTGATGGTTTAAAAAAACAAAGCGGTAGTAAAAACAAAACCCTTGAAGATTTATTTTTGGAATTAACTGCTCAAGAAGAAGATATAAAACGTATTGTTGAATCATTGTAG
- a CDS encoding RecQ family ATP-dependent DNA helicase: MTTDYEIFENSNLIEKNFKEFKFKEKLGRYNIFILAKYYPLNSFPDEILENDERILRQKIYKFKNGERETINSFAKVISNLLSKNIDKDTVFCVIPASTKKSNKIRYKKFSKLVSRKLGINNGYKFLRILKEKKPKHISGKEENILKYVKINSKKIKNKTVILFDDIITTGNSFQKIADTLIAYGAKDVIGVFLAQTIRNNEKVSSLTSYNCLFYPKFFDNILSKLDMNFFIGFSNFFIDDSFIFTPEEDNTPLILTAKIYNNILQRGVPTYSSLFFERKLSEKVNKTSIDRYITELKNLQVSKDNIFAISILSSWLHKILVKEIVYGGLNEKKEWRIAVIENDASFSKIAMEDFSLYMKNLSRLFDSTFPKINLTVFREEDVDLLENSELIEVQYKNLPEIESDEKFDLIIDFGMNVKRRQYNIKNNKYIKVFPLYYALSDNSKEFYDFEIQKYTINKEKENSLKFILENVFRKKDFREGQLELISNILGTKSVIGLFPTGSGKSLTYQLSALLQPGTIVIVDPIKSLMEDQVKKLKELGINSCAYINSDQKKENKELILKDLKFGRYKFLFISPERLQIKSFRKLLNEINLKLPFLVIDEAHCISEWGHDFRPSYLNVSKNLKQIVNDKNPKIIALTGTASYVVLKDIQEILNLKDNVSILTPKTFDRKELHMEVIKTFEKEQVLIDILYKRLPKLLNVENTFEVAGIIFSNTISGENGVYSIYKTLKNCGLKPGIYSGKKPKKLKTKDYNRYKQEIQSKFLNEEIQLLVATKAFGMGIDKSNIRYTIHYNLPSSIESFYQEAGRAGRDRKKSYSFLIFTEKNPALTDVILNTKISNKIALKIFENYKFINDDIFSQLHFHFNSFKGKSYEIAKTLNFYEKIKKYISTINEGSYKFIEVKSKENYFEKILYRLNVLGIIDNYTVEYKANEKIYELKISKKTQEDVAFNLNKFLFGVKKIENIDKRVRVEEAIKILIDYMYERVEKQRRKTLFNLVQLARNASSNEEVKRYILNYFNESIYTRKIIEIIQKKDERKLLSFIDEINEEASRKELEFLSSNIERLFENYPDNSYLYLIKALLGLKNQKEKIVINNLRIFSLYSNKLFVEKVLKKIQKIARNYCMDINEKKLKKSEFKKAKVILR, encoded by the coding sequence TTGACAACGGACTATGAAATATTTGAAAATTCAAATCTTATAGAAAAAAATTTTAAAGAATTTAAATTTAAAGAAAAACTTGGTAGATATAACATTTTTATTCTGGCAAAATATTATCCTTTGAATAGCTTTCCAGATGAAATACTTGAGAATGATGAAAGAATTTTAAGGCAAAAAATTTACAAGTTTAAAAATGGTGAAAGAGAGACAATAAATAGTTTCGCTAAAGTTATTTCAAATTTACTTAGTAAAAATATTGATAAAGATACAGTTTTTTGTGTAATACCTGCTTCTACGAAAAAAAGTAATAAAATTAGATACAAGAAATTTTCTAAACTTGTTTCGAGAAAACTAGGTATTAATAATGGTTATAAATTCTTAAGAATTTTGAAAGAAAAAAAACCTAAGCACATTTCTGGAAAAGAAGAAAACATTTTGAAATATGTAAAAATCAATTCTAAAAAAATTAAAAATAAAACAGTAATTTTATTTGATGATATCATTACAACTGGTAATTCATTTCAAAAAATAGCGGATACTCTCATTGCATATGGTGCAAAAGATGTAATTGGAGTATTTCTTGCACAAACTATAAGGAATAACGAAAAGGTTTCTTCATTAACGAGTTATAATTGTCTTTTTTATCCAAAGTTTTTTGATAACATACTAAGTAAATTAGATATGAATTTTTTTATTGGATTTTCAAACTTTTTTATAGATGACTCTTTTATTTTCACACCAGAAGAAGACAACACCCCCCTTATTTTGACTGCAAAGATATATAATAATATTCTTCAAAGAGGTGTTCCTACTTATTCCTCACTTTTCTTTGAGAGGAAATTAAGCGAAAAAGTTAATAAAACGTCTATAGACAGATATATAACAGAACTAAAAAATCTTCAGGTTTCAAAAGATAACATTTTCGCAATTTCTATCCTTTCTTCATGGCTCCATAAAATTCTTGTTAAAGAAATAGTATATGGTGGTTTAAATGAGAAAAAAGAGTGGAGAATAGCAGTTATTGAAAATGATGCTTCCTTTTCAAAGATTGCTATGGAAGATTTTTCATTGTACATGAAAAATTTATCAAGATTGTTTGATTCCACATTTCCAAAAATTAATTTAACAGTTTTTAGAGAAGAAGACGTAGATTTGTTGGAAAATAGTGAGTTAATTGAAGTTCAGTACAAGAATTTGCCGGAAATTGAAAGCGATGAAAAATTTGACCTCATTATTGATTTTGGAATGAATGTTAAGAGGAGACAATATAACATAAAGAATAATAAGTACATTAAAGTTTTTCCATTGTATTATGCTTTATCTGATAACTCTAAAGAATTTTATGATTTTGAAATTCAAAAATATACTATAAATAAGGAAAAAGAGAATTCTTTAAAATTTATCCTTGAAAATGTGTTTAGAAAGAAAGATTTTAGAGAGGGACAACTGGAATTAATATCAAATATCTTAGGAACAAAATCAGTAATTGGTCTTTTTCCTACGGGAAGTGGAAAATCACTTACATACCAATTAAGTGCTTTGTTGCAACCAGGAACCATTGTTATAGTTGATCCAATAAAGTCTTTGATGGAAGATCAAGTTAAAAAGTTAAAAGAATTAGGTATAAATTCCTGTGCATATATAAACAGTGATCAGAAAAAAGAAAACAAGGAATTAATTTTGAAAGATTTAAAATTTGGTAGATATAAATTTTTATTTATTTCTCCTGAAAGACTACAAATAAAAAGTTTTAGAAAATTATTAAATGAGATAAACTTGAAGTTACCTTTTTTGGTAATTGATGAAGCTCATTGTATCTCGGAGTGGGGACATGATTTTCGACCATCTTATTTAAACGTTTCTAAAAATTTAAAACAAATTGTAAATGACAAAAACCCTAAAATAATAGCCCTAACAGGAACAGCATCGTATGTTGTTTTAAAAGATATCCAAGAGATTTTAAATCTTAAAGATAACGTTTCAATTCTAACTCCTAAAACATTTGACAGAAAAGAATTACATATGGAGGTTATCAAAACATTTGAAAAAGAGCAAGTTTTAATAGATATTCTATATAAGAGGTTACCAAAGTTGTTAAATGTAGAAAACACTTTTGAAGTGGCTGGAATAATTTTTTCAAACACTATTTCCGGGGAAAATGGGGTTTATTCTATTTATAAAACATTAAAGAATTGTGGTTTAAAACCAGGGATTTATTCTGGTAAAAAACCAAAAAAGTTAAAAACGAAAGATTATAATAGGTACAAACAAGAAATACAATCCAAGTTTCTAAATGAGGAAATACAATTATTAGTTGCAACAAAAGCTTTTGGAATGGGAATTGATAAATCAAATATTAGATATACCATTCATTATAACCTTCCTTCATCTATTGAGTCTTTTTACCAAGAAGCAGGAAGGGCGGGAAGGGATAGGAAAAAATCATATTCTTTTTTGATTTTTACAGAAAAGAATCCCGCGCTGACTGATGTTATTCTTAATACAAAAATTTCTAATAAAATTGCTTTAAAAATATTTGAGAATTATAAATTTATAAATGATGATATTTTTTCTCAATTACATTTTCATTTTAATTCGTTTAAAGGTAAAAGTTATGAAATAGCAAAAACTCTAAATTTTTACGAAAAAATTAAGAAATACATTTCAACAATAAATGAAGGGAGTTACAAATTCATTGAGGTGAAATCTAAGGAGAATTATTTTGAAAAGATACTTTATAGACTAAACGTTTTAGGGATTATTGACAATTATACTGTGGAATATAAAGCTAATGAAAAGATATATGAATTAAAAATTTCGAAAAAAACGCAGGAAGATGTGGCTTTTAATTTAAATAAATTTTTATTTGGAGTCAAAAAAATTGAGAATATTGATAAAAGGGTAAGAGTAGAAGAAGCTATAAAGATATTAATTGACTATATGTATGAGAGAGTGGAAAAACAAAGGAGAAAAACATTATTTAATTTAGTTCAATTAGCTAGAAATGCAAGTAGTAACGAAGAAGTAAAGCGATATATTTTAAATTATTTTAATGAATCAATTTATACCAGAAAAATTATAGAAATAATTCAAAAAAAAGATGAGAGAAAATTATTGAGTTTTATAGATGAAATAAATGAAGAAGCAAGCAGAAAAGAACTGGAGTTTTTAAGCTCAAATATTGAAAGACTTTTTGAAAATTACCCAGACAATTCATATTTATATTTAATCAAAGCTCTTTTGGGGTTGAAGAACCAAAAGGAAAAAATTGTTATTAATAATCTTAGAATCTTTTCATTGTATTCAAACAAACTCTTTGTGGAAAAAGTTCTGAAAAAAATTCAAAAAATCGCAAGGAATTATTGTATGGATATTAATGAAAAGAAGTTAAAAAAATCGGAATTTAAGAAAGCAAAAGTAATATTAAGATAG
- a CDS encoding GGDEF domain-containing protein: MRINLSEYCDLVTSKIILETSIEILKKGDVPVFFETLSEKLKSFLNFDGWTVVGILENKPKFIAYSKHYERLNFEKIEEKMSNREKFIYMQVKSKRRWRYIKNLQKEEIWIPRGNILSSWIGIPLIFKDIDVYTILNLEYFTPKKLTTKNKIFLDHFQKNFFVYASKFLDIKALFDQKYIDPLTGLKNRFYLEKVFSEIDNSEKIGIIFCDLDGFKNINDKYGHKFGDEVLKIASKRIKNIVKSTDDVIRYGGDEFVVLTKNTEGVNKIINRIKQFVSKREISIDNQVVNIGISCGYAIFPDETNNLQEALNISDMRMYKEKEKNKNIYKRR, translated from the coding sequence TTGAGAATCAACTTAAGTGAATATTGTGATTTAGTTACTAGTAAAATTATTTTAGAAACATCCATTGAAATATTAAAAAAAGGGGATGTTCCTGTATTTTTTGAAACACTTTCGGAAAAATTGAAGAGTTTCTTAAATTTTGATGGTTGGACAGTTGTTGGTATCTTAGAGAACAAACCGAAATTTATCGCTTATTCAAAACATTATGAAAGATTGAATTTTGAGAAAATTGAGGAGAAAATGTCTAATAGAGAGAAATTTATTTATATGCAGGTTAAAAGTAAGAGAAGATGGAGATATATAAAAAATTTACAAAAAGAAGAAATATGGATTCCTAGGGGAAATATATTATCTTCTTGGATTGGAATTCCTCTTATATTCAAAGATATTGATGTTTACACAATTTTAAACTTGGAATATTTCACACCAAAAAAATTAACAACTAAGAATAAAATATTTTTAGATCATTTTCAAAAGAATTTTTTTGTATATGCTTCAAAATTTTTGGATATAAAAGCACTTTTTGATCAGAAATATATTGATCCTCTCACTGGACTCAAGAATAGATTTTATCTGGAAAAGGTATTTAGTGAGATAGATAACTCTGAAAAGATTGGAATTATATTCTGTGATTTAGATGGTTTTAAAAATATTAATGATAAGTATGGTCATAAATTTGGAGATGAGGTATTGAAAATAGCATCAAAAAGAATTAAAAATATTGTTAAATCTACAGATGATGTTATAAGGTATGGTGGAGATGAATTTGTTGTTTTAACAAAAAACACAGAAGGAGTAAACAAAATTATAAATAGAATTAAGCAGTTTGTTAGTAAGAGAGAAATATCTATAGATAATCAGGTGGTAAATATAGGTATATCTTGTGGTTATGCAATATTTCCAGATGAAACGAATAATCTACAAGAGGCTCTTAACATATCTGATATGAGAATGTATAAAGAAAAAGAAAAGAATAAGAATATTTACAAAAGGAGATAA
- a CDS encoding radical SAM protein produces MKSAVIIDGYVDEPAVLGVPPYISTYTRYIAGTLFIKGFDVDYITIDEIRKRNLWQRFNNYDVLVILSSITVPGKYIGGIPIKLNEINKIFELNKKPLRILTGASVKVVNITEIDDIAEDFVYYAFEKKDYNIIRKVSLEGAKIVKKHPRYPEVICEIEVSLGCERRTFCTFCSEPILHPGFISRPVKDIIDEIEELYKNGVKAFRLGRSANILAYGFEKNNKRINVAYIKELYEGIRRVAPDLEVLHTDNANPAFIAQNYPESAKALEIIVKNNSEGDVLSFGIESFDEIVRRKNNIQGGIDDIDFSIKLVNEIGGIRVNGVPKLLPGLNFIFGLPGETKKSYELLYSKLKQYLDEGILLRRINLRQLMIVQDTPLWYLAKKRRVKINHKLFKHYKYLIRNNIDSEMIKRVFPKGTEIKNVIPEFSEGNIKFGRPLGTYPILIGVIGRFNEKSDIIVIDHGIRSITGIVKNLRVHELSLSELTKIPGIGKRKAEEIKNKYPNLLVKDLILG; encoded by the coding sequence ATGAAATCAGCAGTAATAATTGATGGATATGTTGATGAACCAGCAGTTTTAGGAGTACCTCCATATATAAGTACATATACCCGCTACATAGCGGGTACTTTGTTTATTAAAGGATTTGATGTTGATTATATTACAATTGATGAAATCAGAAAAAGAAACCTTTGGCAAAGGTTTAATAACTATGATGTTTTAGTTATTCTTTCTTCTATTACTGTCCCTGGAAAATACATAGGTGGTATTCCTATAAAATTGAACGAAATCAATAAAATTTTTGAATTGAATAAAAAACCTTTAAGAATTTTAACCGGTGCTTCAGTAAAAGTTGTAAATATCACAGAAATAGATGACATAGCAGAAGATTTTGTGTATTATGCTTTTGAGAAAAAAGATTATAACATTATTCGAAAAGTATCTCTTGAAGGAGCTAAGATTGTAAAGAAACATCCTAGGTATCCTGAGGTTATTTGTGAGATAGAAGTTTCTCTTGGTTGTGAACGGAGAACTTTTTGTACGTTTTGTAGTGAACCAATTTTACATCCAGGTTTTATTTCAAGACCCGTAAAAGATATTATTGATGAAATTGAAGAACTTTACAAAAACGGAGTTAAAGCTTTTAGACTTGGAAGAAGTGCAAATATACTCGCATATGGATTTGAGAAAAATAATAAAAGAATTAATGTTGCATATATTAAAGAATTATACGAAGGAATAAGAAGGGTAGCACCAGATCTAGAGGTGTTACATACAGATAATGCTAATCCAGCATTTATTGCACAGAATTATCCAGAAAGTGCAAAGGCTTTAGAAATCATTGTGAAAAATAATTCCGAAGGTGATGTTTTATCATTTGGTATAGAAAGTTTTGACGAGATTGTAAGAAGAAAAAACAATATTCAAGGTGGTATAGATGATATTGATTTTTCTATTAAATTAGTTAATGAAATTGGTGGTATTAGGGTAAATGGTGTTCCAAAATTATTACCAGGATTGAATTTTATATTCGGACTTCCGGGTGAAACAAAAAAATCATATGAATTATTATATTCAAAATTAAAACAGTATTTAGATGAGGGGATTTTACTTCGTAGAATAAATTTAAGGCAATTAATGATAGTTCAAGATACACCACTGTGGTATTTAGCTAAAAAGCGTAGAGTAAAAATTAATCATAAGTTGTTCAAGCATTACAAATACTTGATTAGAAATAATATAGATTCAGAAATGATAAAACGTGTATTTCCAAAAGGTACAGAAATAAAAAATGTTATACCCGAATTTTCTGAAGGGAATATTAAGTTTGGAAGACCACTTGGTACTTATCCTATCCTTATTGGAGTAATTGGGAGATTTAATGAAAAGAGTGATATAATTGTAATTGATCACGGAATTAGGTCAATTACAGGAATTGTAAAAAACTTAAGAGTTCATGAATTATCATTAAGTGAGCTTACGAAAATTCCAGGAATAGGAAAAAGAAAAGCAGAAGAGATAAAGAATAAATATCCAAATCTTTTGGTTAAAGATTTGATTTTAGGGTGA
- a CDS encoding RNA polymerase sigma factor encodes MTFFNKKEHIESSNSQKKWNDEKEFIKALKRGEELAYRKLYREYAPKIGAFARTYFGTDDIDDVVQEVMLRIFKGIKKFKGNSSLSTWIYRITMNVCNTLYEKYKKKNEKVFSVQNDEDGEREIEIVDPRRDVYREVQQELLYEKILDILEKLPEKERILIKLRDIDGLSYSEIAKILDIPEGTVKSRLHSAREKLKKALKEEGFI; translated from the coding sequence TTGACATTTTTCAATAAAAAAGAACATATAGAAAGTAGTAATAGTCAAAAAAAGTGGAATGATGAAAAAGAATTTATAAAGGCCTTAAAACGTGGTGAAGAATTGGCTTATAGAAAACTATACAGAGAATATGCACCAAAAATAGGTGCTTTTGCAAGAACGTATTTTGGTACAGACGATATCGATGATGTTGTTCAAGAGGTAATGTTGAGAATTTTTAAAGGAATAAAGAAATTTAAAGGCAATTCATCATTGTCAACTTGGATTTATAGAATAACAATGAATGTTTGTAATACATTGTATGAAAAATATAAGAAGAAAAATGAAAAAGTTTTCAGTGTTCAAAATGACGAAGATGGGGAAAGAGAGATTGAAATAGTAGATCCAAGAAGAGATGTTTACAGAGAAGTTCAACAGGAACTACTGTATGAAAAAATCTTAGATATTTTGGAAAAATTACCTGAAAAAGAAAGAATTTTAATTAAACTAAGGGATATCGATGGACTTTCATACAGTGAAATTGCCAAAATTTTGGACATTCCTGAGGGAACAGTAAAAAGCAGATTACATAGTGCAAGAGAAAAACTTAAAAAGGCTTTGAAGGAGGAAGGTTTCATATGA
- a CDS encoding DUF72 domain-containing protein — translation MIFVGTSGYQFDDWIGEVYPENIKSKELLNYYWMHYGFNTVELNFTYYTLPSYRSIVTILRKLPHNFYISVKLYGKITHEKNLEYLDKFLENTKILMEENRLIGYLAQFPFSFMKTKENILFVNLIAEKVPRLFVEFRHASWISFDSEKFEIVTIDQPKLPNFYPFIIKAKKFLYVRLHGRNKNWFKHDVKTRYNYNYSTNEMIKIWETIKKFRGDKAIYFNNCFKGKALKNALLFRKLVGGEKIDIFQ, via the coding sequence ATGATTTTTGTTGGTACAAGCGGTTATCAATTTGACGATTGGATTGGCGAAGTTTATCCAGAAAACATAAAGTCGAAAGAACTTTTAAATTACTATTGGATGCATTATGGTTTTAATACAGTCGAGCTTAATTTTACTTACTATACATTGCCAAGCTACAGATCTATAGTAACTATTTTGAGGAAACTTCCGCATAATTTTTACATTTCAGTTAAATTATATGGTAAGATTACTCATGAAAAGAATCTTGAATATCTGGATAAATTTCTCGAAAACACAAAGATACTTATGGAAGAAAATCGATTAATTGGTTATTTAGCACAATTTCCATTTTCTTTTATGAAAACAAAAGAAAACATATTATTTGTAAATTTAATAGCAGAAAAAGTCCCTAGGCTGTTCGTCGAATTCCGGCATGCTTCTTGGATTTCATTTGACTCAGAAAAATTTGAGATCGTAACAATTGATCAACCAAAATTGCCCAATTTTTATCCTTTTATTATAAAAGCAAAAAAGTTCTTATATGTAAGACTTCATGGCAGAAACAAAAATTGGTTTAAACATGATGTTAAAACAAGATACAATTATAATTACTCAACAAATGAAATGATAAAAATATGGGAAACGATAAAAAAATTTAGAGGAGATAAAGCAATCTATTTTAACAATTGTTTCAAAGGAAAAGCACTAAAGAATGCATTACTTTTTAGAAAACTTGTTGGTGGTGAAAAAATTGACATTTTTCAATAA